AGCGAGCCTTCCGGCGGCGCCAGACCCATCTTGCGGCACAGATTGAGCTGCGCCCGCAGTGACATCGGCAGCCCGGCCAGCGGCTTCATGGCCAGCCTCGGGCTCCTCCTACTGCCTTCTCCcgctgccggcggtggcgctggcATCTGTGTCTGCATGGCGGGACGGATGATCTGCGATGATGGTGCGGGAAGAACCGGAGGCAGAAGGTTTGTGAAAAGAACGCGCGGTGCAATCGGTGATACCTGGTTGCCGTCATCTGTACTTGCGTTCGCCACAGGCGAAACATGGTTGTCGGCGTCCGCGCTTGCATTCGCCGCTGGGTCGATGTCGGCGTCGGGCGTCATCAGGACGTCGATGCTCGCGAACACCGGTGCGAGGTCAGCTTTTCAAGCTGGGCGGTCAGATGCATGACGCTCAGCGTGGTCGGGACAGGCACCGGCGCCGAGGCGAGCTTGTCAATCGCCACAGCAGCGCCAGCAGCCACCAGGAGATGTCGAACAGCCACttcagccgcagccgccgagATCGCTTCATTGATGCGGGCGAAAACACGAGCAGCAGGGACAGTCATCGCCTCTTTGTCCGCGGACCGTGCTTCAATCCcacgctcgcggcggcggcgtagcggagggagagggggaaacgCCCTCCCTGGACTGGCTCTTGGTGTCGCCGGCAGCTGAGCAGGAGCCACGACTGTCTGAGAAACAGCGAGGCTGAACAGGGAAGGTGGGTCGCCACCGCGGTCGTTGTGCTCGTTCCCCTTGTCGTCGCATGTACCTccctggtggcggcggccgtcgcgtcgcccgttGTCGCCGTAGTCACGGTCACGGGCGCGTGGCGAGCGCGTGCGCTCGTGCCTGATGTTGGCGTCCGGCCCACGGTGTCCAGTCCGTCCACGGGCGACATCACGGCCAGCGTTGTCGCGGTCGTCGTCATCATGCTCGTCTCGCCGCCAGCCACGGCCACGGTCAGCACCGGGGTGGTCATTGGTGTACTTCCCTTTGCGGTCGCGGCGTCTAGcgtcgccgcgtcgtcgtcgtcactgtCAGAGTCGCAACGGGGTTCTCCTTCTGTGTCCATGGCAGGGGGCTCAGGGAGCGGCACGTACTGCAGCCTCGGGTTATCGTCGAACACGTCGGAGAAGATGAAGCCATGGTATAAGTCGACCCAGCACAGCAGCCGGTCGCCGACGGGGACGACCATGTCGGTCTTCCACGGCCACCGGGTGGACGGCGAGCTGCTGCTCGCGTGGCCGATCGGCATCGTCCTGATGCTCCTCCACTCGCCGGAGCGGAACACGAGGAGGTCGGCCTCGTTCAGCATGCGGGTGTCACCGGTAGGCTTAGGCTTCACGGTGAGCTCCGCCACCACgagatcgtcgccgtcgtcgcggtcgcggcggcgTAGGATGCCGGTGGCTTTGTCATCCATGTCGTGCGGCTTGGCGCGCGGGCGCCTGGGGCTGGGGGCGCCACGGCGGCTAAGCCTCAAAAGGAAACCATCTCCTTCCTCCACATTGTCCGTGAGATAGCAAGGCGGCAGGAtcgacaacgacggcggccgtgacgcgtcggcgccggcggcgcgcgccgtgtAGACGAAGTAGTCGAGCCCGTGCGTGCGGTGCGGGAACTCCAGCTCGTAGGAAACGCCGATGAGGGCGGAGTCGGCGTGGGCGGCGATGACGAAGCTGATGGGACCGGGACCGGAAGAGGCGCCCCTGTCGCCGCCGGGGAACTGGAAGCGCAGTGCGGACAGCGCCGGTGGCGCGGCGAGGCAGAAGGAGACGGTGAAGGGGTGGCCGGCGGAGGTgcgggaggccgccgccgtgttgGCGTCGGCCTCTTGGTCCCGGCGTTCGCCCTCGCGTTCGCCGTAGTGATCGAGGATCACCCACCGTGGGTACCCGCCGCCgttggccgccggcgaggggacCGGGTCGTCGCGGCGCGGCGTTAGCCTTCGCCTCTTGATTTGGTGCGCCGGCTGATCCATGATTAGCGGGTGGCCAGCACGGAATTTCTCGTTCGTTTTATATAAAGGATAAGGAAGGCGGTGTTTCCGTTTCGATTACGGACTAATGAGTTACTAGTAATTACTCCCCCCATTTTATGTTATAACGTTTTGACTTTTatcaaagtaaaactattttaaatttaacgaagtttatacataaatatagtaatatttataatatcaaattagtttcattaaattaataattgaatatattttcataataaatttttgttgagttgaaaatattattattttctacaaacttgattaaatttgaaacagtttgactttaaccaaagttaaaatgtcttaaaacttgaaaaggagggagtattaattaatcaatcaattgAATTAATTAATACCAGCTGTTTAAACACCAGCAATAGTTTCAATATTAGGATTTCTACAATTCCGTCAGCGAGAGATCGGTGTATCTTTTGGATCAGTTCTTGTAGGGACCGAGCGAAATTGATTTCGTTATTTTCAAATTCTGAATGAATTTCAATCAGATCCCGAAGGAGTTTGGACGCGAATCTTGCAGCCGGCTGGGCCTGTGGTTTTGTGGGCCAGCGCAAGAGAGCACTTATAAGGAGATAATGcacaaacaaagaaacaaacaatATTTAATTCAGATAATGCATTAGATTCTTGTACAAACAAAGATACAAAaaatttaattagaattttgttaaaaacaatactccctctatttcatattattataagtcgttttgattttttatcctagtcaaacttaaaaattttgaacaaatttataaaaaaaattagtaaaaactataatactaaattagctTCATTAAAACTggcatttaatatattttaataaaagtaaaatacaccagcggttcttaaacttgtcaAGAGGTTTCACTTAAGTCCACGAACTTGTAAAGCACACATCGAGATTACTAAatttggtttattgtatcatacCGGTCTAAAGCCGCGTTTGACTATGGTCTTGCCTAagtggcacgccacgtggacaatgacatggattttttttatttttttctcccttcttccttcttttttctctttcttccttcttttttcttggtGGTGAGAGGCGGCACGAGGGAAGGGGTTGTTGCAGtggtgaaaaaagaagaaacaagggagaaaaaaatattaaaaaaatccatgtcatcgtTCACGTGCGCGTGCCACATAGTCAAGAGCACGGTCAAACATGGCTTTGGACtaggatgatacaataaaccacgTTTAGAGATttcgatgtgcgctttgcaagttcgtggacctaagtgaaacctcccgACAACTTTAAGGACtgctggtgcattttactcttttaataatatgtttgtttttattaaaaagattattttatttttctaaaataaatatgaaacaatttataatatgaaatagatggaGTAGTTTTAAATAGGTAAACAAACGCTGAGGCTTTAAGTCAACCATGAAATGAAAAACATACAAAACATTTGTTTATCTTCGACTATAGAACAAAATATGTCCATCTCTCTGTTTTTCTCTCTGAAATACAGACACTCGTAGTCATGTATTGATGTATATATGATTAACCATACTATTGGAGCACGTAACACAATTCACAACTTATATATGCTGCAAGCTAGCTCATCGTGCACGCAGAGCAAATGATACAAGCTTCACTACTACTCTCTTTatcatcagcagcagccaaTCTTTAACCAAACTCATCCGGATCCCCAGAAGAGATCAAAACCAACGGCCATTGTCATGGCTAAGAATGGTGTATAATTAGGCTTTCAACACATCATCACGAGCCATGTCCCTTCAATCGCCACGAAGATCTCGCCAGGAGAAGGCACCTTCGATGAGCTCAGCGGATGAGTCGTTACTTGTGATAATGGCGCCGTTTGTTCGTGGCTCGGTGGTGCCGGTGGGTTTTGGTCGGCGAtgcaccgcggccgccgccattgtTGCTATTTTGGTTGGGGTTGAAGTAGCTGGAGAAGCTGCTAAGAAGAGTTTTGCTCATGTGACGTGGCCACTGGACGAAAGGGGGTACGGAGCgtatcgtcttcctcctcgtgtCCACCATGATCAGCGATGAATCTCCATCGGCGTAGTAGGTTCTTCCTCCCTCCTGACGCACGCCGGTGACCGCGACGCAGATGAGGTGAGGGTCGTCCATGCTCACGGCGGGGTACTCCGGTCGGGCGAGCGGGAGGCCGGCGTAGGCGTCGAGGGACCAGAGCTCGGTGGCTTGTCGATCATGGCGTCCATCTCCCACGCCATGTCGCGGTGGTGGTGTATCCTTAGTGTCCACGTTCTGATGGCGAAGGCTTGGCTCGAACGGTCGCAGGTGGTGTACTTGCCCAGgctgccgcagcagcagcgggggGAGATGTCGACGAACTTcaacgcggcgccgccgccgtcgccggtgacgacggcgcCCACGGTTCGCGACACGTTCGGGCATCCGCGTGAGTCCTCGTCGGCTTGGAGGCTCTTGATGGGGGGATCCACGGGGAACGGCACGTATCGCAGCCGCGGGTGGCCGGGGTCACGGTCGCCGAACACGTCGGAGACGATGATGACGCCGTGGTGTAGGTCGACGTAGCACAGCAGCCGGTCGCCGACGGGGACGGCCATGTCGTTCTCCCACGGCGCGGACAGCTCGCGGCTACTGCCTGATGATCCGCGGCTGATCGGCGCCCGCTTGACGCTCCACTCGCCGGAGCGGAACACGAGGAGCTTGGCCTCCTCCAGCCGCGGCGTGTCGGGCCGCCTCTCCACGGTGAGCTCCGCCACCACGAGGTCGTCCTCGCCACGGCGCAGCATGCCGATGGCGTTGTGGAACGCGAAATACTTCCCTTCCGGAGGAGGCGGTAGcatcgacagcgacggcggccgtgcccgtgcccgcgagcggtcgtcgccgccggcggcggcggcggctgatgcCCTATAAACGAAGTGGTCGTCGTTGTAGTCGCGGAGGTAAGCGCGGCCGGTGTAAGAGACCTTGATGAGGACGGAGTCGCCATGGGCGGCGATGACTCTGCAATTGCAGCTGCTCTCGGAGTCGGCGCCGCGGGCACACCGGAACCACatgagcgacggcgacggtggctcgGCGAGGGAGAAGGAGACGGTGATGTGAAGGCCGGTGGAGGTttgggaggccgccgccgtgttgGCGTCCGGGATgaggtcgtcgtcctcgccccCGTGTCTGCCCTCGTAGCTGCCGGAGTTCCGGAGGATCACCCACGGTGggtagccgccgccggccgccgacggcAAGGAGGGCGGCTGCGCCGGCGAGAGGATCGGCGGCGTCAGCCTTCGCCGCTTGATTCGGTGCGCCGGCCGATCCATGGTTAGCGGTGGCAGGTGTCCCGTGTGGCCGTGTCCAGGCCTCCACGCACACGGAGTTTTATAATGAAGAGATAAGCTAGGGCTTTTGCGATTCGATTACGAACTGATGAAATTAGCCTTTCACAAATCAATTAATTTATCGGAATTCCCTAATCTTAACATCTAACTCATTCCGTTTTATATTTACATGTCATTTGACATTCTActagtcaaactttattaagtttatccaaatttataaaaaaatttagcaacatttaagatatcaaattagtttcattaaatcttacattaaaaatatatttttatgttaaaaatcCTAATATACTGTTCAATGAACGTATGagaaaaattaaacaacttataatataaaatgagaGAGTAGCGTTCATGTAattagggatttttttttcattagtgtGTGCTATTATGTACAGGTGCTCTGCTTCCAAGAAAGATTATGTGCATGTTCCCATACAAGACCGATATTTTTTCATGTGCGGCGGTTGTCAAAGCTTGGGTTTACAAAAAGTAACAGGGTTTAGTTCAACAACagaccagaaaaaaaatc
The nucleotide sequence above comes from Oryza glaberrima chromosome 11, OglaRS2, whole genome shotgun sequence. Encoded proteins:
- the LOC127755408 gene encoding uncharacterized protein LOC127755408, translated to MTPDADIDPAANASADADNHVSPVANASTDDGNQVSPIAPRVLFTNLLPPVLPAPSSQIIRPAMQTQMPAPPPAAGEGSRRSPRLAMKPLAGLPMSLRAQLNLCRKMGLAPPEGSLTAKAVSDFKAMFNSPLPQDAIDALEQPFGLNREDAKPADVALVKFMGPTDGGVLEELVASA
- the LOC127755407 gene encoding uncharacterized protein LOC127755407; its protein translation is MDDKATGILRRRDRDDGDDLVVAELTVKPKPTGDTRMLNEADLLVFRSGEWRSIRTMPIGHASSSSPSTRWPWKTDMVVPVGDRLLCWVDLYHGFIFSDVFDDNPRLQYVPLPEPPAMDTEGEPRCDSDSDDDDAATLDAATAKGSTPMTTPVLTVAVAGGETSMMTTTATTLAVMSPVDGLDTVGRTPTSGTSARARHAPVTVTTATTGDATAAATREVHATTRGTSTTTAVATHLPCSASLFLRQSWLLLSCRRHQEPVQGGRFPLSLRYAAAASVGLKHGPRTKRR